A region of Arabidopsis thaliana chromosome 5, partial sequence DNA encodes the following proteins:
- a CDS encoding Disease resistance protein (TIR-NBS-LRR class) family (Disease resistance protein (TIR-NBS-LRR class) family; FUNCTIONS IN: transmembrane receptor activity, nucleoside-triphosphatase activity, nucleotide binding, ATP binding; INVOLVED IN: signal transduction, defense response, apoptosis, innate immune response; LOCATED IN: intrinsic to membrane; EXPRESSED IN: 21 plant structures; EXPRESSED DURING: 10 growth stages; CONTAINS InterPro DOMAIN/s: ATPase, AAA+ type, core (InterPro:IPR003593), NB-ARC (InterPro:IPR002182), Disease resistance protein (InterPro:IPR000767), Toll-Interleukin receptor (InterPro:IPR000157); BEST Arabidopsis thaliana protein match is: Disease resistance protein (TIR-NBS-LRR class) family (TAIR:AT5G46510.1); Has 17530 Blast hits to 12991 proteins in 492 species: Archae - 6; Bacteria - 943; Metazoa - 980; Fungi - 57; Plants - 15109; Viruses - 15; Other Eukaryotes - 420 (source: NCBI BLink).) translates to MASSSSSRNWVYDVFLSFSGKDVRVTFRSHFLKELDRKLISAFRDNEIERSHSLWPDLEQAIKDSRIAVVVFSKNYASSSWCLNELLEIVNCNDKIIIPVFYGVDPSQVRYQIGEFGSIFEKTCKRQTEEVKNQWKKALTDVANMLGFDSAKWDDEAKMIEEIANDVLAKLLLTSSTDSAENSIGIEDHIANMSVLLKLEAEEVRMVGIWGSSGIGKTTIARALFNQLSRHFPVSKFIDRAFVYKSRETYKGANPDDPNMKLHLQGCFLSEILGKKDIKIDHLGALGERLKHQKTLIIIDDLDDLVVLDSLVGKTNWFGCGSRIIVITNNKQFLRAHGIDHIYEVSLPSKERAQEMFCQSAFGENSPPEGFEELVVEIAWLAGSLPLGLTVFGSALRGRKKEYWVKMLPRLQNDLDGNIEETLKVSYDAIGNVKDQALFRLIACLFNHVKVRDIELLLADSGLDVNIALENLVDKSLIHVRNDHVEMHRLLQETGRNIVRSQSTDNPGEREFLVDSNDSRTVLSEGIGTRKVLGISLDTSKVSEFCVHENAFKGMGNLLFLDISSKTFIEEEVKVHLPEKINYYSVQPKQLIWDRFPLKCMPYTFLRNLVKLEMHDSKLEKLWEGAMSFTCLKELDMWASKYLKEIPDLSKATNIEKLDFGHCWSLVELPSSIRNLNKLLELNMEYCGELETLPTGFNLKSLDYLNFNECWKLRTFPEFATNISNLILAETSIEEYPSNLYFKNVRELSMGKADSDENKCQGVKPFMPMLSPTLTLLELWNIPNLVELSSSFQNLNNLERLDICYCRNLESLPTGINLESLVSLNLFGCSRLKRFPDISTNIKYLDLDQTGIEEVPWQIENFFNLTKLTMKGCRELKCVSLNIFKLKHLGEVSFSNCGALTRVDLSCYPSGVEMMKADNADIVSEETTSSLPDSCVLNVNFMDCVNLDREPVLHQQSIIFNSMILPGEEVPSYFTYRTSDSQPFGTSSSLPIPLLPTQLSQPFFRFRVCAVVSASNGVYIGVYSRFKGRIGNKFDSFGEVHNFMEIEKGIHLCIFDCRIRLYKDNVPLSQLNYDHVDINIHITSGDWRSTVVLKEWGIRLLETGSSAENRLGNPNSTLPHVSQAEEGNMGYYTHVQGLVNEIENSEDSGDNNVETERSKKRMRLHHFI, encoded by the exons AtggcttcttcatcttcttctcgcAATTGGGTTTATGATGTTTTCTTGAGCTTCAGTGGGAAAGACGTCCGCGTAACATTCCGTAGCCACTTTCTCAAAGAGCTTGATCGGAAACTGATCTCTGCTTTCAGAGACAATGAGATCGAGAGAAGCCACTCTCTTTGGCCCGATCTTGAACAAGCGATCAAGGACTCCAGAATCGCAGTGGTCGTTTTCTCCAAAAACTACGCTTCGTCGAGCTGGTGTCTTAACGAGTTGCTGGAGATTGTGAACTGCAATGATAAAATTATCATACCGGTTTTCTACGGTGTGGATCCTTCCCAAGTGAGGTATCAAATCGGTGAATTTGGAAGTATCTTTGAAAAGACTTGCAAGAGACAAACAGAGGAAGTGAAAAATCAATGGAAGAAAGCGTTGACTGATGTAGCTAATATGCTTGGATTTGATTCTGCCAAATG GGATGACGAAGCAAAAATGATTGAAGAAATAGCCAATGATGTTTTGGCTAAACTGCTTTTAACTTCATCCACGGATTCTGCTGAGAACTCTATTGGCATTGAAGATCATATTGCAAATATGAGTGTATTGTTGAAATTGGAAGCTGAGGAAGTGAGAATGGTTGGTATATGGGGTTCCTCGGGGATTGGTAAGACTACCATTGCAAGAGCTCTGTTTAACCAACTTTCTCGGCATTTCCCAGTTAGCAAATTCATAGACAGAGCTTTTGTATATAAGAGTAGAGAAACTTACAAGGGCGCCAATCCGGACGACCCGAACATGAAGTTGCACTTGCAAGGATGTTTCCTATCGGAAATTTTGGGGAAAAAAGACATAAAGATTGATCATTTAGGTGCACTGGGAGAGAGGCTAAAGCACCAGAAAACTCTCATCATCATTGATGATTTGGATGATCTAGTGGTACTAGATTCATTGGTGGGTAAAACTAATTGGTTTGGATGTGGGAGCAGGATCATAGTGATTACCAATAATAAGCAATTCTTAAGGGCCCATGGAATTGATCATATTTACGAAGTTAGTCTCCCTTCTAAAGAGCGCGCTCAAGAGATGTTTTGTCAGTCTGCTTTCGGGGAAAACTCTCCACCTGAAGGTTTTGAGGAGCTCGTAGTTGAAATTGCATGGCTTGCTGGTAGTCTTCCTTTGGGTCTTACTGTTTTTGGTTCAGCTCTACGAGGGAGAAAAAAGGAGTACTGGGTGAAGATGTTGCCAAGGCTTCAAAATGATCTAGATGGCAATATTGAGGAGACATTGAAAGTCAGCTATGATGCGATAGGCAACGTAAAAGATCAAGCGTTATTCCGTCTTATCGCATGTCTTTTCAATCACGTCAAAGTCAGAGACATTGAATTGTTGCTCGCAGATAGTGGCTTAGATGTAAATATTGCACTGGAAAACCTAGTTGATAAGTCCCTTATTCATGTCAGAAATGATCATGTGGAGATGCACCGTTTGCTACAAGAAACGGGTAGAAATATTGTACGCTCACAGTCCACTGACAACCCAGGAGAACGAGAATTTCTGGTGGATTCAAACGATAGTCGTACTGTACTCAGTGAAGGCAtt GGTACTCGAAAGGTGCTAGGAATATCATTGGATACAAGTAAGGTTAGTGAGTTTTGTGTACATGAGAATGCCTTCAAAGGGATGGGTAATCTCCTTTTCTTGGATATTTCCTCGAAGActtttatagaagaagaagtcaaagtGCATTTACcggaaaaaataaactattattCCGTTCAACCCAAACAATTGATTTGGGATAGATTTCCACTGAAATGTATGCCTTATACTTTTCTTCGAAACCTCGTCAAGCTCGAAATGCATGACAGCAAGCTAGAGAAGCTGTGGGAAGGAGCTATG TCATTTACATGTCTAAAGGAATTGGATATGTGGGCATCTAAATACCTGAAAGAAATCCCAGATCTTTCAAAGGCCACTAACATTGAGAAACTTGACTTTGGACATTGCTGGAGTTTGGTGGAGCTTCCTTCCTCTATACGAAATCTCAATAAACTGTTGGAATTGAATATGGAATACTGCGGTGAATTGGAGACTCTTCCTACGGGTTTCAACCTCAAATCCCTGGACTACCTCAATTTCAATGAATGCTGGAAGTTGAGGACTTTTCCTGAATTCGCAACCAACATCTCAAATCTCATTCTGGCAGAAACATCTATTGAAGAATACCCTTCCAATTTGTATTTCAAGAATGTCCGTGAGCTAAGCATGGGGAAAGCGGATAGTGATGAGAATAAATGCCAAGGAGTGAAG CCCTTCATGCCGATGCTGTCTCCCACTTTGACCCTCTTGGAGCTCTGGAATATCCCAAATTTAGTAGAGCTTTCGTCCTCATTTCAGAATCTCAATAACCTTGAGAGGTTGGACATTTGTTACTGCAGAAATCTGGAGTCTCTACCCACCGGAATCAACCTCGAATCTCTCGTTTCCCTTAATCTCTTTGGATGCTCACGGTTGAAGCGCTTTCCTGATATCTCAACCAACATCAAATATCTCGATCTAGACCAAACTGGGATTGAAGAGGTTCCTTGGCAGATCGAGAACTTCTTTAACCTCACTAAGCTAACTATGAAAGGTTGCCGCGAGCTAAAATGTGTATCcctaaacatttttaaactCAAACATCTTGGGGAAGTTAGCTTTTCCAATTGCGGGGCATTGACCAGAGTTGATTTGAGTTGCTATCCAAGTGGGGTGGAGATGATGAAGGCAGACAATGCTGACATAGTTTCTGAGGAGACCACCTCTTCTCTTCCTGATAGTTGCGTCCTCAATGTCAATTTCATGGATTGCGTCAATCTGGATCGAGAACCTGTCCTTCACCAACAGTCGATTATTTTCAACTCCATGATATTGCCAGGTGAAGAAGTGCCATCATATTTCACTTACCGAACATCTGACTCTCAACCATTTGGAACGTCTTCCTCTCTGCCCATCCCTCTACTTCCCACACAACTCTCTCAACCATTCTTcagatttagggtttgtgCAGTGGTAAGTGCTTCCAATGGAGTATATATCGGGGTATATAGTCGGTTCAAAGGCAGAATTGGGAACAAATTTGATTCCTTTGGTGAGGTACATAATTTCATGGAAATTGAGAAGGGTATTCATCTGTGTATATTTGACTGTCGTATCCGTCTATACAAAGATAATGTTCCTCTATCTCAACTGAACTATGATCATGTGgatataaatattcatataactAGTGGAGATTGGAGATCTACGGTCGTTTTAAAAGAATGGGGTATACGACTCTTAGAGACCGGTTCATCAGCAGAGAACCGACTTGGTAATCCAAACAGTACTCTTCCACATGTTTCTCAAGCCGAAGAAGGCAATATGGGGTATTATACACATGTTCAAGGACTTGTTAATGAGATTGAAAATAGTGAAGACTCTGGAGATAACAATGTAGAGACtgagagaagcaagaagcgcATGCGG CTACACCACTTCATATGA
- a CDS encoding AWPM-19-like family protein (AWPM-19-like family protein; FUNCTIONS IN: molecular_function unknown; INVOLVED IN: biological_process unknown; LOCATED IN: endomembrane system, membrane; CONTAINS InterPro DOMAIN/s: AWPM-19-like (InterPro:IPR008390); BEST Arabidopsis thaliana protein match is: AWPM-19-like family protein (TAIR:AT1G29520.1); Has 181 Blast hits to 181 proteins in 20 species: Archae - 0; Bacteria - 0; Metazoa - 0; Fungi - 0; Plants - 181; Viruses - 0; Other Eukaryotes - 0 (source: NCBI BLink).), translated as MVEHQMKPVASFLLVLNFCMYAIVLGIGAWSMNKAINHGFLIGADYSLPAHFSPIHFPMGNAATGFFIMFALIAGVAGAASVISGISHLQSWTTTSLPAAVSAATIAWSLTLLAMGFGCKEIELGMRNARLRTMEAFLIILSATQLLYIAAIYGVRK; from the exons ATGGTGGAACATCAGATGAAACCGGTGgcctcttttcttttagtcCTGAACTTTTGTATGTATGCCATTGTTCTTGGAATTGGCGCATGGTCCATGAACAAAGCTATCAACCATGGTTTCCTTATtg GTGCGGATTATAGTCTTCCGGCTCATTTCTCGCCGATACATTTTCCAATGGGTAATGCGGCCACCGGATTCTTCATTATGTTTGCTTTAATTGCTGGAGTTGCTGGAGCTGCCTCGGTTATCTCCGGCATCAGTCATCTCCAATCATGGACAACGACTAGTCTCCCGGCAGCTGTCTCTGCCGCCACTATTGCTTGGTCGCTAACACTTTTAGCCATGGG ATTTGGTTGCAAGGAAATTGAACTTGGGATGAGAAATGCTCGTCTG AGGACAATGGAGGCATTTCTAATTATACTTTCGGCAACACAACTTCTCTACATTGCTGCTATATACGGCGTTCGAAAATAA